GGTCCATAATCCTAATAATTTGGAATTGTAGTTTAATATGACTGATTCTAAATTGCAAGCGAGAATTTAAAAGGGATAGGTAAAAATTTGTTTCAACTATTTCTGGTTTTTGTTAGATTTTTTCTTATATTCTTTTTCTATTGAAATTTCGGGGTTGGTGTTATAGTATGTAGAGAGCTAAATTATAAGGAAATTATTATGAAATTTTTAGATCAAGCAAAGATTTTTATTCAATCAGGTAAGGGGGGTGATGGTATCGCTTCTTTTCGTCGTGAGAAATATGTAGAATATGGCGGCCCTGATGGTGGTGATGGTGGCCGTGGTGGTGACGTTATATTTAGAGCAGTTAATGACTTAAATACTCTTATTGATTTTAGATTTATACAGCATTTTAAAGCTTCTGCTGGGCAAAATGGTATGAAGAAGGTTAAGACTGGAAAGTCTGCGGAGGATCTTATTATTAAAGTTCCAGTTGGTACCGAAATTTTAGCAGAAGATGGAAGAACTGTTTTGGCTGATATGGTTAAAGAAGGTCAAGAGATTAAAATGTTGAATGGTGGTAAAGGTGGATTAGGTAATGTTCACTTTAAATCATCTACAAATCAAGCTCCTAGAAAATGTATTCCAGGTGAGCCAGCTGAGGAGATGTGGGTTTGGTTAAGATTAAAATTGATTGCTGATATTGCTTTTATTGGTTTTCCTAATGCTGGTAAATCTACTTTATTATCTGTTTTGACTAGAGCGAAACCGAAGGTTGCTAATTATGCATTTACTACTTTAAATCCAAATCTTGGTGTTTGTAAGTACGGTGAGCAAGAGCTTGTGTTAGCTGATCTTCCAGGATTGATTGAGGGTGCCGCTGATGGAGCAGGACTTGGAGATAGATTCTTAGGTCATGCGGAAAGATGTAAGGCTATATTACATGTTATAGATTCTTCTACTGAAGATGTTGTCGAAGCTTATGAATCTATTAGAAATGAGTTAGAAGATTATAATGAAGTTTTTGGTGGTAAGAATTTAGAGAAGAAAAAAGAGATTATTGTTCTTAATAAATCAGATCTTTGTTTGGATGAAGAAATGGATGAAAAAGAAAAAGCTTTAAAGAAAATTACTAAGAGTGAAATTATTCGAGTTTCGGGAGCAGGAATGCTTGGACTTGAAGAGTTGAAGCGAAAGTTATTTTCATTATAATAAAATTAAAATTCCTCCTAAAAATTTGGGAGGAATTTTTATCTTTTGTGTTGCGATGATATATTTTATATGTTAGCATTTTTTTTCGATTTAAAATTTTTTTTGGGTAGTATATGAAAAATAGAAAAAGTATTAAATTATCTCTTATAGTTCCATTTTATAATGAAGAAAAAATGGTTGATATTTTTTTTGAAACAGTAATTCCTATTGTTAAAAAAATCTCAAATGATTATGAAATAATTTGTGTTAATGATAGTTTTGCAGATACTACTTTTGAGTTGTTAAAAAAGTGGCACTTTATAAATAATAAAATAAAGGTTTTAACATTTTCTAGGAATTTTGGAAAAGAAGCCGCTATGACTGCTGGTGTAGATTATTGCACTGGTGATGCGGCGGTTTTTATTGATGCTGATTTGCAAGACCCCCCTCAAGAATTATCAAAAATGGTTGAAAAATGGAAAGAGGGGTTTGATGTTGTTTTGATGAAAAGATTAAGAAGGAATAAAGATTCTTTTTTTAAGAGGGTAACAGCCTATTGTTTTTATAGGATAATAAATTTCATGAGTCATAAAATGGTTGAAAAAGATGTTAGTGATTTTAGACTTTTAGATAGAAAGGTTTTAGATGTTTTAAAGTGTTTAAAGGAAAAAAATCGTTTTATGAAGGGGTTGATGTCTTGGTCAGGATTTAAGAAATGTGATCTTTATTTTGAGAGACCCGCTAGAATTAAGGGAAAAACTAAATTTAATTGCTCAAAGATGATTCGACTGGCTTTTGATGGTATTTTTTCGTTTTCTATTATGCCAATAAGGTTATTTACTTTGTTAGGAATTCTTTTGTCTATTATATCTTTTATCTGGATTTTTTATATTATATATCAAAAACTATATTTAGGAGATGTTGTAAGTGGTTGGGCTTCAATAATGAGTATAATTTTGTTTTTTAATGGGGTTATAATGATAGGTTTAGGTGTTCTTGGAGAATATGTAGGTCGAGTTTATAATGAGGTTAAAGATAGACCTATTTATGTAGTGGATCAAGAGTTGTTTTAGATGGTAAATTTATTTTTTAAATTATCAGAAAAGTTAAGATATTTAATGATAGGTGGCTTAAATACTATTATTGGATATTTAATATTTATTTCATTAACATTAATATTAGAAGGTAAAATTAATTATATTTTTATTGTTCTTTTAAATTATGTTTTTGGATTTAATGTTAGTTTTTTTAATTTTAAATATTTTGTTTTTAAATCTAAAAAGAGAATAAGGGATGAATATTTTAAAACTATAAATAGTTATATTTTATTATTTTTTATTAATTCATTTTTAATGATAATTTTTCAAGAAATTTTGAAAGTAGGTTTGATTTTGTCTCAAGGTATTATAATTATATTTATGACAATAATAACTTATTTAATACATAAAAATTATTCTTTTAAAAAGGAGAGCACTGTTGAAAAATAACATGAAAATATTAATAATTTTATTAGGTGTTTCTTTAAGAATTTTTGCAGGATATAATAAACAATATTATCACACGGATGATATATTTTCTTTTGAAATAATTAATGATAATAGTTGGGCTGAAGAAAGAATTAATGAAGATAATTGGAATAAAATTATAGATGGTAATATTTTAAAATCGGATGTTGAAATTTCAAAAGAAGAGATGTTTAATTTTAATTTTTTAGAAGTTGTAGGAAATAAGGAGCCTCATCCACCATTTTATTATATAGTTTTGCATATTGTTCAATCTTTATTTGTAGATGGAAAATTTTCTAAATGGCCAGGAATTATTTTGAATATATTTATTTATATTCTATCATCTGTTTTTTTATATAAACTTTCTAAATTTTTTATTAAGAAAGAATTATTATCATTATTCACTGTATTTTTATTTGCGATAAATACATAGGCTATTTCAAGTACAGTTTTTATAAGAATGTATGAGATGTTTATTCTGTTTACTATTTTAATATTTTATCTATTTATTAAATTTATAGAGCAGAACCATGTTGATAAAAAATTGTTGGTAAAAATTGGTATAACTTCTATTCTGGGAGTTATGACGCATTATCATTTTGTTTTTTTTATATTACCTTTATTTTTAGTTTCTATTATATATCTATATAAAAAGGGAGATTTGTTGAAGATAAAATCTTTGTTTGTTTCTATGGTTTTATCTGCTTCTTTATTTTTTATTTTATGGCCTTATGCTTGTCATCAAATATTTGGAAGTTATCATGGTATGGTTTTGCTTGGAGGGGTTTAATGTTAAATTTTATTCAATTTAATTTGAGTTATTTTCTTTTAATTGTTGTTTTGATTGTTTTTTATGGGAGAGTAAATACCAAAAGTAATAAGGGGTTTAATATATATTTTTTATTTTATTCTGTAGTTTTTTCTTTTCTTTTGGTTGAATTCTGCAGAACTTGGAATTCTCCTAGATATTTATATTTTATAATACCTTTGATATTTTTATTTTTAATATCTTTTGTTGATAGGTTTGTTAAAAAGAAAGTTTTTATTTATTTATCTACTCTGTTATTGTTAATAGTTAATTTTATTGTTTTTGGGGTGTTTAAAGTGAACTATTTGAATTATGATCAACCGAGTTCTCCTACCTTTACTGAAGATAGGAGTGTTGTTTTTGAATTTGTGAAAGATTTTGATCAAAATAAAAGAGATATTTCTACTGTCGTAGTTTTAGAAGAAAATTGGAAGAAGTATAAATTTGATGATAAAAAAGTATTTGATAGATCTTATAAAGACATAACAGTTTCTAAATTAATGCCTTTGTTAGTGAATAGAGAAAAATTATATATGGTTGAAAAAGGTGATTTGTCTGATATTAAATGGGATGGCATTTTAAAAGATTTCGGAAATCCTAATGAGATTTATATTTTATCTAAGAATAAAATTCTTTATTTAGACTCTTTATATAAAGAGAGAAAATGTTATTTTCTATTTCATAGAAATATATGCTTTTATAAAAAATAATTTGTTGCGTTTTTGTTCTATATGTGCTATTTTGTTTTTGTTATATATTTAAGGAGAAATTTATGTTGCAAAAAAAGGATTTTAAAAATATTCGCGGTACTATTAAGATGGGTAAATCTTTAGCTGGTTACACTTGGGTTAAAACAGGTGGTGAAGCGGAGATGTTTTTTGAGCCAAAAGATATAGATGATTTGGTTTGCTTTTTGCAGCAGGTGAGACCTGGAACGTCTGTTCAATATATTGGAGGGGGTTCTAATTTGTTGGTTGTTGATGAAGGTGTTAAGGGAGTTGTAATTAAATTGGGCATGGCTTTTTCTTCTATTGAGTTGAATGATAAAGGGCAGGTTGTTTGTGGTGCTGCGGCTATGCCTGTTTCTATATCGCACTTTGCATGTAAGAATTCTTTAAAAGGTTTGGAATTTATGTCGACTATTCCTGGGACAATTGGAGGTGCTATATTTGGTAATGCTGGTTGTTTTGGTGGAGAGATAAAAGATGTATTAGCTTCTTGTAAGGTTGTTTCTGAAGATGGTGATATTGGTGAGTTATCTAATAAGGATTGTGGTTTTGTTTATAGAAAATCTGATATAACTGATTTTATTGTTGAGGCTACTTTTAATGTTGAAGAGGGTGTGCAAGAAGAGATAGCTGAGAAGATTTCTGAGCAAAAGAAAAAGAGAAGTGCAGGGCAGCCTATGGGTGAGAAGACTTTTGGATCTTGTTTTAAAAATCCAGAAGGGACTTCGGCTGGTGCTTTAATAGATCAAGCTGGTTTAAAAGGTTTTTCTATTGGTGGAGCTGCTGTGTCAGAGAAGCATGCTAATTTCTTAATTAATAAAGGTGGAGCGACTACTCAAGATTTCTTAGATTTGATTGCGCATATACAGAAAGTAGTTTTGGAAAGAGATAATATAAAATTAGAAACTGAAGTTCGAATTTTATCATAGTTTAATGAGAGATTTTGGGGATTTTACTTTATCTGATTGTGAGAAATAATTTTCTCATTTACTGCATGTAAACTTCGAAATCATTTTCACTTCCATCTAAATCAAAATTACCAAAACGTTGTGTTGAGATATTTTTATAAGGGGATAATCATGGATGGAGAAAAACTATGTATTCTTTGCAATAAGAATTTAGCGGAGACTAGAGAGCACAAAATATTAGCTGCTTTTATTAGGGATTTAACAAAAGAAGAAGATACTAAAGAAGTTTTTGTTCATAAAACAAAAAATGTATTTGACGGTGTTTATGAAGATTTTAAGTTTTCTAAAAATGATAAAGGTGGTGCTTTAAAGTTCAAAGACAAGCAATTATGTTTTAAGTGTAATAATGAACGCAGTCAAAGTATAGATAAGGCATTTATAAAATTTATTAATAATGCAGAAAAGATATCAAAAAGTTTTGATGAAAGACAAATAACTTTAGTTAAAAATAACTTTATTCCAATAAAAAATTTAGAATCTTTAAATCAAGTTATTAAATATTTAATTAAAATTATAATTTGTATGATTGATGAAGCAAAACTTGATATTCCAAAAGAATTAATAGGTGATGATTTTTTTTTACAAGATATAAATTTAAATAAGGTAAAATTTAAAATTAAATTGTTAGATTTTATAACAGTTAATGAAAAAAATACATTGATACCAACCAATGGTGACTTATTGATAGAAAGTGGAAAGAATATTTTTCTGAAAAATTATAGAATAAATGGTGTTAATATCTATTTTAAATATTGCTTAGATGAAAAAATTGATATTAAAATATAAAAAAGGTCTCGATTGAGACCTTTTCTTTTTAAACTTATATTCGGTAAATTATTTTTGACCAGTTAGTTCTTCAGGTTTAACTTCTTTTTCTTTAGTTTTAACTTGAGAAACGATGTGATCTAATATTTTAGCTTCAAATAGTTGAGCTCTAAGCATTTGCATAGCTTGAGGATTCTCATTGTAGTATTTAAACACTTGTTCGTGTTGTCCTGGGAATCTCATAGCTTCTTGCATGATAGCTTGTTGAGCATCATTTTCGTCTACTTTAATTTCAGCTTTTTTACCAATTTCAGCAACTAGAAGACCAAGTTTAACTCTTTTTTCAGCTAATTCTTTTTGTTCAGCTTTAAGTTTCTTTTCACCTTTCTTTTTATTTTCTTCAGAAAGTTTATCTTCTTTAATTTGTTGTTCGAATGGTTTCCACATAGCGTTGAATTCTTGTTCAATTAAGCTTTCTGGAAGAGTGATTTTAACTTTAGCTAATTCGTCTAAAACTAAATCTTTCATTCCGTTTTTAGAAAGGCTTTCATAGTGATCTTGAGTCATTTCTTTGATTGAATTTTTAAGATCTTCTAAGTCTTTTCTACCAACTTGTTTAGCTAATTCGTCATCAATCTTAACAGGAACTTTTGCTCTGATGTCATGGATTTTAACTTTGAACATAGCAGGTTTACCAGCAAATTCTTTAGCATGGTATTCTTTAGGGAAAGTTACGTTTACTTCTAATTCGTCGCCTTTGTTTTTACCAATTAGTTGATCTTCGAAACCTTCGATGAAAGAGTTTGAACCTAATTCTAGGTTATGTTTTTCACCTTTTCCGCCAGGGAATGCTTCGCCGTCAATGAAACCTTCGAAATCGATAATAGCTACGTCACCTTTTTTAGTGGCTCTATCTTTTTCTAATTTAGCTGTGCTAGTTCTGCTTTCAGCTAATTGTTTTAATGAAGTTTCGATTACTTGGTCAGTAACTTTTGCAACTTTCTTTTCAACAGTGATTTTTGAAAGTTCGATATCTTTATCTTTGATTTCAGGTAGAACTTCTAATTCCGCTGTGAATTTTAACTCTTTATCCTTAACAAATGAAGTGATTTCGATTTGTGGTTGAGTTGCAGGTGAAAGATTTTTTTCTTTTAAGTAACTGCTTAATTCTGTGTTGATAGCTTCGTTCATTGTTTCGCTAATGAAAGAATCTTCATATTTTTGTCTGATAACGTCTAGAGGTACGTGTCCTTTTCTGAAGCCTTTGATGTCAGCATGTTTTTGGTATGCTGTTAATTTTTTCATCAATTCTTCTTCGAAAAGCTCTTTACTAACTTCAAATGATAAGTTGTATTTTAGACCTTTGATTTTTTCTTTGCTTAAACTCATAAGTTTATTCTCCGTAATAATTAATTAATTTACTTCTCAGAGTTTAGTCTTTTAAAATCAAAAATCAAGGTAATTGTGTTTTGTTTTATATAAATGAAAAAGGTTCGTAATTAAACGAACCTTATCTATAATGGTGCGGGTGAGAGGACTTGAACCTCCACGCCGTAAAGCACAGGTACCTAAAACCTGCGTGTCTACCAATTTCACCACACCCGCATTGTTTGGACTTGGGCAATTTATAACAAATAGTTTTTTAAAAATCAAATAAAAAATTTTAAAAATTATATTTTTTTGCTTTTTGATTAAAAAAAAGCAGCCCTTTGCAGGCTGCTTTTCTTATTAAACGGTAGTAAAGATTGCTTTTCTTTGAGAAGAAAGAAATCTTTCTAATTCATTTAATTTGATTTCGTCTTTGATTTCGCTGTCTGGTAATTTTAAAATAAATTTGCCTTCTAGCATTTCATCAATAGATGGTTGTCTTATATGATATAATTCTAACCTTTTTTTGAAGGTTTCAATATCATTATCAATTCTATCTTCTTGCTTTTGTCTTAGATAGAATCTTTCGATCAGAGTTTTATTTTTAGGTTTGATTTCAATAAATTTGATATTATCGAAATTCCTTATAAAGATCGACTGATCTTTGTTTCTTGGGAAACCATCGAGAACGGTTTTTTTAATTCCTGATCTTTCTAGCCTTTCTAACTCTTCTGATAATATTGGAAGAGTGATCTGATCAGGTACTAATTCACCTTTCTTTTGGAAGGTTTCTATTTCAGGAAATTTTTTGATGCTATCACTAAGTAGTGACGACATACTAATTATATGATAATTACTAAGGTATTTCTTTTTGAAAAAAC
This sequence is a window from Alphaproteobacteria bacterium. Protein-coding genes within it:
- the obgE gene encoding GTPase ObgE — translated: MKFLDQAKIFIQSGKGGDGIASFRREKYVEYGGPDGGDGGRGGDVIFRAVNDLNTLIDFRFIQHFKASAGQNGMKKVKTGKSAEDLIIKVPVGTEILAEDGRTVLADMVKEGQEIKMLNGGKGGLGNVHFKSSTNQAPRKCIPGEPAEEMWVWLRLKLIADIAFIGFPNAGKSTLLSVLTRAKPKVANYAFTTLNPNLGVCKYGEQELVLADLPGLIEGAADGAGLGDRFLGHAERCKAILHVIDSSTEDVVEAYESIRNELEDYNEVFGGKNLEKKKEIIVLNKSDLCLDEEMDEKEKALKKITKSEIIRVSGAGMLGLEELKRKLFSL
- a CDS encoding glycosyltransferase family 2 protein; protein product: MKNRKSIKLSLIVPFYNEEKMVDIFFETVIPIVKKISNDYEIICVNDSFADTTFELLKKWHFINNKIKVLTFSRNFGKEAAMTAGVDYCTGDAAVFIDADLQDPPQELSKMVEKWKEGFDVVLMKRLRRNKDSFFKRVTAYCFYRIINFMSHKMVEKDVSDFRLLDRKVLDVLKCLKEKNRFMKGLMSWSGFKKCDLYFERPARIKGKTKFNCSKMIRLAFDGIFSFSIMPIRLFTLLGILLSIISFIWIFYIIYQKLYLGDVVSGWASIMSIILFFNGVIMIGLGVLGEYVGRVYNEVKDRPIYVVDQELF
- the murB gene encoding UDP-N-acetylmuramate dehydrogenase — protein: MLQKKDFKNIRGTIKMGKSLAGYTWVKTGGEAEMFFEPKDIDDLVCFLQQVRPGTSVQYIGGGSNLLVVDEGVKGVVIKLGMAFSSIELNDKGQVVCGAAAMPVSISHFACKNSLKGLEFMSTIPGTIGGAIFGNAGCFGGEIKDVLASCKVVSEDGDIGELSNKDCGFVYRKSDITDFIVEATFNVEEGVQEEIAEKISEQKKKRSAGQPMGEKTFGSCFKNPEGTSAGALIDQAGLKGFSIGGAAVSEKHANFLINKGGATTQDFLDLIAHIQKVVLERDNIKLETEVRILS
- the tig gene encoding trigger factor gives rise to the protein MSLSKEKIKGLKYNLSFEVSKELFEEELMKKLTAYQKHADIKGFRKGHVPLDVIRQKYEDSFISETMNEAINTELSSYLKEKNLSPATQPQIEITSFVKDKELKFTAELEVLPEIKDKDIELSKITVEKKVAKVTDQVIETSLKQLAESRTSTAKLEKDRATKKGDVAIIDFEGFIDGEAFPGGKGEKHNLELGSNSFIEGFEDQLIGKNKGDELEVNVTFPKEYHAKEFAGKPAMFKVKIHDIRAKVPVKIDDELAKQVGRKDLEDLKNSIKEMTQDHYESLSKNGMKDLVLDELAKVKITLPESLIEQEFNAMWKPFEQQIKEDKLSEENKKKGEKKLKAEQKELAEKRVKLGLLVAEIGKKAEIKVDENDAQQAIMQEAMRFPGQHEQVFKYYNENPQAMQMLRAQLFEAKILDHIVSQVKTKEKEVKPEELTGQK
- a CDS encoding nucleoside monophosphate kinase yields the protein MGPPCGGKGFFKKKYLSNYHIISMSSLLSDSIKKFPEIETFQKKGELVPDQITLPILSEELERLERSGIKKTVLDGFPRNKDQSIFIRNFDNIKFIEIKPKNKTLIERFYLRQKQEDRIDNDIETFKKRLELYHIRQPSIDEMLEGKFILKLPDSEIKDEIKLNELERFLSSQRKAIFTTV